Proteins from one Pseudomonas sp. KBS0710 genomic window:
- a CDS encoding polyamine ABC transporter substrate-binding protein translates to MNKSHLRALFLASLVCAGASTPAAAAEPRVNLYNWFGLIAPETPKEFEQKTGTKMHIDTFDSAEVMQSKAMAGRTGYDVVVATSNVLPSLIQAGVLAPLDRSQLSNYAHIDPEMLALLATNDPGNQYAIPYLWGTTGIGYDVDKVKAALGDNAPVDSWDLIFKEENISKLKSCGVAMLDSPSEIISIALHYLGLPSNSQNPEDYQKAQALLLKIRPYVLYFDSSRTDADFADGNICVVVGWASGALTAQAINEKNRTGRKIAYSLPREGGLVWSENFVLLKDAPNAKAGLAFINYMLEPKVIAKSSNHTLYPNANKDATALVEQKLRDNPWIYPSKETIATLVPLEPLPLKLERIRTRVWTKVKSGT, encoded by the coding sequence ATGAATAAATCACATTTGCGAGCCCTTTTTTTAGCCTCGCTTGTCTGTGCGGGGGCCAGCACGCCCGCAGCGGCGGCAGAACCCCGGGTTAACCTGTACAACTGGTTCGGGTTGATCGCGCCAGAAACGCCGAAGGAATTCGAGCAAAAAACCGGCACCAAGATGCACATCGATACCTTCGACAGTGCCGAGGTCATGCAAAGCAAGGCCATGGCCGGGCGCACCGGGTATGACGTCGTTGTCGCCACCTCCAACGTGTTGCCAAGCCTGATCCAGGCGGGTGTGCTGGCCCCGCTGGATCGCAGCCAACTGAGCAACTATGCGCATATCGACCCGGAAATGCTGGCCTTGCTCGCCACTAACGATCCGGGTAACCAATATGCGATTCCGTACCTGTGGGGCACCACCGGCATCGGCTATGACGTGGATAAGGTCAAGGCCGCACTGGGAGACAACGCCCCGGTGGACAGCTGGGACTTGATCTTCAAAGAAGAAAACATCAGCAAGCTCAAGTCCTGCGGTGTGGCGATGCTCGACTCGCCGAGCGAAATCATCTCCATCGCCTTGCATTACCTCGGCCTGCCGAGCAATAGCCAGAACCCTGAGGACTACCAGAAGGCCCAGGCGCTGCTGCTGAAAATCCGCCCTTACGTGCTCTACTTCGACTCCTCCAGAACCGACGCCGACTTTGCCGATGGCAATATCTGTGTGGTCGTGGGCTGGGCGAGCGGGGCACTGACGGCCCAGGCCATCAATGAGAAAAACCGCACTGGCCGCAAGATTGCCTACAGCTTGCCGCGCGAGGGTGGGCTGGTGTGGTCGGAAAACTTTGTGTTGCTCAAGGATGCACCCAACGCCAAGGCCGGCTTGGCGTTTATCAATTACATGCTTGAGCCCAAGGTGATTGCCAAGAGCTCCAACCACACGCTGTACCCGAATGCCAACAAGGACGCCACCGCGCTGGTTGAGCAGAAGTTGCGTGATAACCCGTGGATTTACCCGTCCAAAGAAACCATCGCCACGCTGGTGCCACTTGAGCCGTTGCCGTTGAAACTCGAGCGTATCCGCACGCGAGTGTGGACCAAGGTCAAGAGCGGTACGTGA
- a CDS encoding response regulator transcription factor — MSLDLHNLAWHRSAGKLIMELNRPAFWSSLVRVLNEYVQIDNWVVLVFSNQQVNVISVTEVADADEVDALTQLYVKGLYLLDPFYIANRENPQSGFFHLSDIAPEHFLTTEYYHQYFARYVSVDEVQYNVQLDADRTLCISFGSNTRYTPEQITTLDIIKPWVMALMHQRMCFEVDEEKHLSEPPPWSEAIVQLGTQITTREKDVLKLLLSGFSNKEIAGKLALSTETIKVHRRNIYNKLNIKSQSELFSRFFMPKQDVYTLN, encoded by the coding sequence ATGTCACTCGACCTTCACAACCTCGCCTGGCACCGGTCGGCCGGCAAGCTGATCATGGAGCTGAACCGCCCAGCCTTCTGGAGCTCGCTGGTTCGCGTGTTGAACGAGTATGTGCAGATCGACAATTGGGTGGTCCTGGTGTTCAGCAACCAGCAAGTCAATGTCATCAGCGTGACCGAGGTAGCGGATGCCGACGAAGTGGATGCCCTGACGCAACTGTATGTAAAAGGCCTTTATCTGCTGGACCCGTTTTACATTGCCAACCGTGAAAACCCGCAGAGCGGTTTTTTCCATCTGTCAGACATTGCTCCCGAGCACTTCCTGACCACCGAGTACTACCATCAGTATTTCGCCCGGTATGTGTCCGTCGATGAGGTGCAATACAACGTCCAGCTCGATGCGGATCGAACCCTGTGTATTTCATTTGGCAGTAATACGCGCTACACCCCGGAGCAGATCACCACGCTGGATATCATCAAGCCGTGGGTCATGGCATTGATGCATCAACGCATGTGCTTTGAAGTGGATGAAGAAAAACACCTCAGTGAACCGCCGCCCTGGTCTGAAGCCATCGTGCAATTGGGCACGCAGATCACCACGCGCGAGAAGGACGTGCTCAAGTTGTTGCTCAGTGGTTTCTCCAATAAAGAGATCGCCGGCAAACTGGCGCTGTCGACCGAAACCATCAAGGTGCACCGGCGCAATATTTACAACAAGCTCAACATCAAGTCGCAGTCCGAACTGTTTTCGCGTTTTTTCATGCCCAAACAGGACGTTTACACCCTCAATTAG
- a CDS encoding NAD(P)/FAD-dependent oxidoreductase has product MSHFDVVVVGAGPAGCATAIGCAQRGLRVALLEQTHFPRYRPGETLHPGVEPLLQQLQISLQNCPRHFGHWVHWDGPPRFNAFSTGRAIAWQGFQVPRALLDQQLLERAQALGVQLTYLRHASQVLLQHDRVQGVRAGTTQWTGKFVVDATGRHHWLQRQLQIPWRRFSPRLVARFGYCEDNSLADDKMGLFAHPHGWHWIARISRTRLHWTQLAFTQEGQQRLIPQALQRCKAIGQVRGADVSWRVCCTTAGPGFFLVGDAAATLDPCASHGVIKALMSGLQTASAIVDCLFWPAGEATVQAAYQAWVQKTVQRDVLALREFYRAHPYPPAWL; this is encoded by the coding sequence ATGAGTCACTTTGATGTCGTTGTCGTGGGCGCCGGCCCAGCCGGATGTGCCACAGCAATTGGCTGCGCGCAGAGGGGGCTGCGAGTCGCGCTGCTGGAGCAGACCCACTTCCCCCGATACAGGCCAGGAGAAACACTGCATCCAGGCGTTGAGCCACTGCTGCAGCAACTGCAGATCAGCCTCCAGAACTGCCCACGTCACTTTGGTCATTGGGTGCATTGGGATGGCCCGCCTCGTTTCAACGCCTTCAGCACGGGGCGCGCTATTGCCTGGCAAGGGTTCCAGGTTCCGCGCGCGTTGCTTGACCAGCAATTGCTGGAACGGGCACAAGCCCTGGGTGTGCAGCTCACGTACCTCAGACATGCCAGCCAAGTGCTGCTGCAACACGATCGTGTGCAAGGTGTACGTGCGGGCACCACGCAATGGACGGGCAAATTCGTGGTAGACGCCACGGGACGGCACCACTGGCTGCAACGTCAATTGCAGATACCCTGGCGGCGTTTTTCACCGCGCTTGGTCGCGCGGTTCGGATACTGCGAGGACAACAGTCTTGCAGACGACAAAATGGGCTTGTTCGCCCACCCACACGGCTGGCACTGGATTGCTCGTATCAGCCGTACACGCCTGCACTGGACCCAACTGGCGTTTACCCAGGAAGGCCAGCAACGCTTGATTCCACAGGCACTACAGCGCTGTAAGGCAATCGGCCAGGTCCGCGGTGCGGACGTGTCCTGGAGAGTGTGCTGCACTACGGCCGGGCCTGGTTTCTTTTTAGTCGGTGACGCGGCAGCAACACTGGACCCTTGCGCCTCCCATGGCGTGATCAAGGCATTAATGTCCGGCCTGCAAACAGCCTCCGCGATTGTCGACTGCCTGTTTTGGCCGGCTGGCGAAGCGACCGTACAAGCGGCCTATCAGGCCTGGGTACAAAAAACAGTGCAGCGTGACGTGCTCGCCCTGCGCGAGTTCTATCGTGCCCATCCTTATCCGCCAGCCTGGCTCTAA
- the gltS gene encoding sodium/glutamate symporter produces the protein MFQLDFYSTLVAASLVLLLGRWLVARIGFLRTYSIPEPVVGGLLVAALLLSLRVLTDIEVRFDASLQAPLMLAFFATIGLNADFASLKKGGRILGIFLLVVTALLVVQNAMGIALAKALGLDPLMGLLAGSVTLSGGHGTGAAWGAVFSEKYGVASASELAIASATFGLVLGGLIGGPVARLLIKRVQVPGVELAQPPQPKGFEQPNQERVITSFSFIETLALLAVSLQVGTFLYGFIKGTAFELPTFVCVLFVGVVLRNGLSALGWHQVFEREVSLLGNVSLSLFLAIALMSLKLWDLAALALPIVILLAAQALLMALFAIFVTFRVMGRNYDAAVLAAGHCGFGLGATPTAIANMQAVTQRFGPSPIAFLVVPMVGAFFIDITNALVIKLYLALPFLGAAG, from the coding sequence ATGTTCCAACTCGATTTTTATTCAACCCTGGTCGCCGCCTCTCTGGTGCTGCTGTTGGGGCGCTGGCTGGTCGCCCGCATCGGTTTTTTACGCACCTACAGCATTCCGGAACCCGTGGTCGGCGGCTTGTTGGTGGCGGCACTGCTGCTATCGCTGCGCGTATTGACGGACATCGAAGTTCGATTCGACGCCTCATTGCAAGCGCCCTTGATGCTGGCTTTTTTTGCCACCATCGGCCTGAATGCGGATTTTGCCAGCCTGAAGAAAGGCGGGCGCATCCTCGGCATCTTCCTGCTGGTCGTGACGGCCCTGTTGGTGGTGCAAAACGCCATGGGCATCGCCTTGGCCAAAGCGCTGGGGCTCGACCCGTTGATGGGGCTGCTGGCAGGTTCCGTCACCTTGTCCGGCGGGCACGGCACCGGCGCTGCCTGGGGCGCGGTGTTCAGTGAAAAATATGGTGTAGCGTCGGCGTCCGAACTGGCGATTGCCTCGGCGACCTTCGGCTTGGTGCTGGGTGGGCTGATAGGTGGCCCGGTTGCCCGCTTGCTGATCAAGCGTGTGCAGGTGCCCGGCGTCGAGCTGGCGCAGCCGCCCCAGCCCAAAGGTTTTGAGCAGCCCAACCAGGAACGCGTGATCACCTCTTTTTCATTTATCGAGACGCTGGCATTGTTGGCGGTCAGCTTGCAGGTCGGCACCTTCCTGTATGGCTTTATTAAAGGTACGGCGTTCGAATTACCGACATTTGTATGCGTGCTGTTTGTGGGCGTGGTGTTGCGTAACGGCTTGTCGGCGCTGGGCTGGCATCAAGTGTTTGAGCGTGAAGTGTCGCTGCTGGGCAATGTCAGCTTGTCGTTGTTCCTGGCGATTGCGCTGATGTCGCTCAAGCTTTGGGATCTGGCGGCGCTGGCTTTGCCGATCGTGATCCTGTTGGCGGCCCAGGCATTGCTGATGGCCCTGTTCGCCATCTTCGTGACGTTCCGGGTCATGGGCCGCAACTATGACGCGGCCGTGCTGGCGGCGGGGCATTGCGGTTTTGGCTTGGGTGCCACCCCGACCGCCATTGCCAATATGCAGGCGGTCACGCAGCGCTTCGGGCCATCGCCGATTGCGTTCCTGGTGGTGCCGATGGTGGGGGCGTTTTTTATCGACATTACCAATGCGCTGGTGATCAAGCTGTACCTGGCGCTGCCGTTTCTGGGCGCTGCGGGGTAA
- a CDS encoding MFS transporter, with protein sequence MSSTLDAERLSIGKTVWLGLLQIVSWGGSFYLLAVLAAPIAEETGWSREWVLGAASIGLLAAGIASPLCGRLISRYGGRPVLASSGALMAAGLWMMASAQSLPIFLCAWVLTGIGMAAGLYDALFATLGAIYGMKARPMITGVTLISGFCTTLIWPLLAIAVQTLGWRGTCWLYGVVLLLGVFPIYRLCLPKQPALARPANTHAAGTLSIAPRIYWVMTTLFSLSAMLMTAISVIVIVLLQARGHSLAAAIALSAIIGPASVACRLIDLLTRDKHPVWTMLISVATTAAGILILAFMPSLTAFGLVLYGAGNGLRAIVRSTLPLAIVPVKDYAVISSKMAAPVFFCQAITPLVCGYLLTLVGAQTTVTLLAVMSSVTVGLGVFLTRLIKISANKNADHC encoded by the coding sequence GTGAGCAGCACTCTCGACGCAGAGCGGTTATCGATCGGCAAAACGGTGTGGCTGGGCCTGTTGCAGATTGTGTCCTGGGGCGGCTCGTTTTACTTGCTGGCCGTACTCGCCGCCCCGATTGCAGAAGAAACCGGCTGGTCGCGGGAATGGGTGCTGGGCGCGGCGTCCATTGGTTTGCTTGCGGCGGGCATCGCCTCGCCATTGTGCGGGCGCTTGATCAGCCGCTACGGCGGCCGACCGGTGTTGGCCAGCAGCGGCGCGCTAATGGCGGCGGGGCTTTGGATGATGGCCAGTGCGCAATCACTGCCGATATTTTTGTGCGCCTGGGTGTTGACTGGCATAGGGATGGCGGCGGGCCTGTACGACGCGCTCTTTGCGACGCTGGGGGCGATTTATGGCATGAAGGCCCGCCCGATGATTACCGGTGTGACGCTGATTTCCGGCTTTTGCACCACGCTGATCTGGCCACTGCTGGCGATTGCCGTGCAAACCCTGGGCTGGCGGGGCACGTGTTGGCTCTATGGCGTGGTGTTGCTGCTCGGGGTTTTCCCGATCTATCGGCTGTGCCTGCCAAAGCAGCCAGCGCTGGCGCGCCCCGCCAACACGCACGCTGCGGGCACGCTATCCATCGCGCCGAGAATCTATTGGGTGATGACAACCTTGTTTTCACTGTCTGCGATGCTGATGACAGCGATTTCGGTGATCGTCATTGTGCTGCTCCAGGCGCGGGGCCATTCCCTGGCGGCTGCCATCGCACTCAGTGCAATCATCGGCCCGGCATCGGTGGCGTGCCGGCTGATCGACCTGCTGACCCGCGACAAACACCCGGTCTGGACCATGCTGATCAGCGTCGCCACGACGGCTGCCGGTATCCTGATCCTGGCTTTCATGCCCAGCCTGACGGCATTTGGCCTGGTGCTGTACGGCGCCGGCAATGGCCTTCGCGCCATCGTGCGAAGCACCCTGCCCCTGGCGATCGTGCCGGTAAAAGACTATGCGGTGATTTCCAGCAAGATGGCGGCGCCGGTGTTTTTCTGCCAGGCCATCACGCCGCTGGTCTGCGGCTATCTGCTGACGCTGGTCGGCGCACAAACGACGGTCACACTGCTGGCTGTCATGTCGTCGGTCACGGTGGGCCTGGGTGTGTTCCTGACCCGGCTGATTAAAATCAGCGCAAACAAAAACGCCGATCATTGCTGA
- a CDS encoding alpha/beta fold hydrolase: MPVAVIDGQPLHYVDQGTGPVVLLGSSYLWDRHMWAPQIEALSQQYRVIVPELWGHGESGPLPAQTQSLDDLARQTLALLDQLDIAQINLVGLSVGGMWGARLALLAPQRINSLVLMDTYLGAEPEATRQYYFSLFKMIEDAGAIPEPLLDVIAPIFFRPGIDRESALYQDFRQSLQAFSKERLLDSIVPLGRQIFSRADILDQLHRLDTDTTLIMCGEQDKPRPPAESKEMAERIGCSLTLIPDAGHISSRENPDFVNEALLTFLANNA, encoded by the coding sequence ATGCCTGTCGCCGTCATTGATGGACAACCGCTGCACTACGTCGACCAGGGCACCGGCCCGGTCGTTCTGCTGGGTTCAAGCTACCTGTGGGACCGCCACATGTGGGCACCGCAAATCGAAGCCCTGTCGCAACAGTACCGCGTAATCGTCCCAGAGCTTTGGGGCCACGGTGAATCCGGCCCGCTGCCGGCCCAAACCCAGTCCCTCGACGACCTGGCACGCCAGACCTTGGCCCTGCTGGACCAACTGGACATTGCACAGATCAACCTGGTGGGCCTGTCGGTCGGCGGCATGTGGGGCGCACGCCTGGCGTTGCTGGCGCCGCAACGCATCAACAGCCTGGTGCTGATGGACACCTACCTCGGTGCCGAGCCCGAGGCGACGCGTCAGTATTATTTCTCGCTGTTCAAGATGATCGAAGACGCCGGTGCCATTCCTGAGCCGTTACTGGATGTGATCGCACCGATCTTCTTCCGGCCAGGCATCGACCGCGAGTCGGCGCTGTACCAGGATTTCCGTCAGTCGCTGCAAGCCTTCTCCAAGGAGCGTTTGCTGGACAGCATCGTGCCATTGGGTCGCCAGATCTTCAGCCGCGCCGATATCCTCGACCAACTGCACCGCCTGGACACCGACACCACCCTGATCATGTGCGGTGAGCAGGACAAACCACGCCCACCCGCCGAATCCAAGGAAATGGCCGAACGGATCGGTTGCAGCCTGACCCTGATTCCAGACGCCGGGCACATCTCCAGCCGCGAAAACCCGGACTTCGTCAACGAAGCCCTGCTGACCTTCCTCGCCAACAACGCCTGA
- a CDS encoding methyl-accepting chemotaxis protein, whose product MEVSRRDEIGQLMQAMQQMGTGLSQMVSGLQAGIEQLASSAQSLSSVTEQTNVEVSSQKEETEQVATAMNQMTATVHDVARNAEEAAQAAQTADAKVDSGQQVVRQSLQRIELLASSSTSASASIDSLSAEIQHIGTVLGVIKSVAEQTNLLALNAAIEAARAGEQGRGFAVVADEVRALAKRTQQSTEEIERLVSTLRSAAQSSVQQIQQSGELVKLAVSDALETESALGSIAAAVSLIQQMNQQIAAAAEEQSSVAEEINRSVTSIRASADQSALSMQGNAASSIQLAQLGAELKGMVGHFRL is encoded by the coding sequence ATGGAGGTCAGTCGCCGTGATGAAATCGGCCAGTTGATGCAAGCGATGCAACAGATGGGCACTGGCTTGAGCCAGATGGTCAGCGGCCTGCAGGCCGGCATCGAGCAATTGGCCAGCTCTGCGCAATCACTTTCCAGTGTCACCGAACAAACCAATGTAGAGGTCAGCAGCCAGAAAGAGGAGACCGAACAGGTCGCCACGGCGATGAACCAGATGACCGCCACCGTGCATGACGTAGCGCGCAACGCCGAAGAGGCCGCGCAAGCGGCGCAGACCGCCGATGCCAAGGTCGACAGCGGCCAGCAGGTGGTGCGTCAGAGCCTGCAGCGCATCGAATTGCTGGCGTCCTCCAGCACCAGTGCCAGCGCCAGCATCGACAGCCTCAGTGCCGAAATCCAGCACATCGGCACGGTGTTGGGGGTGATCAAGAGTGTCGCCGAGCAAACCAACCTGCTGGCCCTTAACGCAGCCATCGAGGCCGCCCGCGCCGGCGAGCAAGGCCGAGGGTTTGCGGTGGTGGCCGATGAGGTGAGGGCGCTGGCCAAGCGCACTCAGCAATCGACCGAGGAAATCGAGCGGTTGGTGAGTACGTTGCGCAGTGCCGCGCAGTCGTCGGTGCAGCAGATTCAGCAAAGCGGCGAGCTGGTGAAACTGGCCGTCAGCGATGCGCTGGAAACCGAGAGTGCGTTGGGCAGCATCGCCGCGGCTGTGTCCTTGATCCAGCAGATGAATCAGCAGATTGCCGCCGCCGCCGAGGAGCAAAGTTCGGTGGCCGAAGAGATCAATCGCAGTGTCACCAGTATCCGCGCGAGTGCCGACCAATCGGCGCTGAGCATGCAAGGCAACGCCGCCTCGAGCATTCAGCTGGCGCAGCTGGGGGCCGAACTCAAGGGCATGGTGGGGCACTTCCGCCTTTGA
- a CDS encoding PLP-dependent aminotransferase family protein — MDLGIDRQAHVPVVQQIVSAVAQWIRKSGASPGTRLPSIRQLALDNLLSQSSVIEAFERMVAQGVLASRQGSGFVVAQPPVCQESHWYEGAELGWGAYVDGPLGELKLGCGWLPDAWRESDDLCYAIREISRTDTAGLFNYSTPLGLPALREQLLKRLTQMKVATCLERILTTHGASHAQDLLIRSLLKAGDTVVVETPGYANLYRQLERHGVTLLEVPRIVGGPDMPVLEQLLQRHRPKCLFINCLYHNPTGTSLCRAVAERLLELSRRDGFLIIEEDVYGDLQHASCTRLSALPHDDRVIYVSSFSKTLSSALRVGYVSASTAIVAQMASLKTLTGIGTSRFAEAVVATLLANGTYRKWVQRLRKRLNLQMAATLQVLEDEEWEVFAVPAGGMFVWARPGLGDHSRLQACASRLGVLLSSGALFTPRGEPSDWLRINVANAADQRALALFRAMGPARSTSTILKTTSM; from the coding sequence ATGGATTTAGGGATCGATCGACAAGCCCATGTACCGGTGGTGCAGCAAATCGTCAGCGCGGTGGCGCAATGGATACGCAAGAGCGGCGCGAGCCCCGGCACGCGCTTGCCATCCATCCGGCAACTGGCCCTCGACAATCTGCTCAGCCAGTCGAGCGTGATCGAGGCTTTCGAGCGAATGGTGGCACAGGGCGTGTTGGCGTCCAGGCAAGGCTCGGGATTTGTGGTCGCCCAGCCCCCTGTTTGCCAGGAAAGCCACTGGTATGAGGGGGCAGAACTGGGCTGGGGTGCCTATGTCGATGGCCCGCTGGGCGAGTTGAAACTGGGCTGCGGCTGGCTGCCGGACGCGTGGCGTGAAAGCGATGATTTGTGCTACGCGATACGTGAAATCAGCCGCACCGACACGGCCGGCCTCTTCAACTACAGCACGCCACTGGGGTTGCCGGCATTGCGCGAGCAACTGCTCAAGCGGCTGACTCAGATGAAGGTGGCCACCTGCCTTGAGCGCATCCTCACCACCCATGGCGCCAGCCATGCGCAGGACTTGCTGATACGCTCGCTGCTCAAGGCCGGCGACACGGTGGTGGTTGAAACGCCGGGCTACGCCAACCTCTATCGACAGTTGGAGCGCCACGGCGTCACGCTGCTGGAGGTTCCGCGTATCGTGGGTGGCCCGGACATGCCGGTGCTTGAACAACTGCTGCAACGGCACCGCCCCAAGTGCCTGTTCATCAACTGCCTCTACCACAACCCCACCGGCACCAGCCTGTGCCGGGCCGTGGCTGAACGGTTGCTGGAGCTTTCGCGACGCGATGGCTTCCTGATCATTGAAGAGGACGTTTATGGCGACCTGCAGCACGCCAGTTGCACGCGACTGTCGGCCTTGCCCCATGATGACAGGGTGATCTATGTATCAAGCTTTTCCAAGACCCTGAGCAGTGCCTTGCGCGTGGGCTACGTCAGTGCCAGCACGGCCATCGTTGCGCAAATGGCCAGCCTCAAGACCCTGACCGGTATCGGCACCTCGCGGTTTGCCGAAGCAGTAGTCGCCACGCTGCTGGCCAATGGCACCTACCGTAAGTGGGTGCAACGCCTGCGCAAGCGTTTGAACCTGCAAATGGCGGCAACCCTGCAGGTACTGGAGGATGAAGAGTGGGAGGTATTTGCCGTGCCTGCGGGCGGCATGTTTGTGTGGGCACGCCCGGGCCTGGGCGATCATTCACGGTTGCAGGCGTGCGCGAGTCGACTCGGCGTCCTGCTGTCGAGCGGGGCGCTGTTTACTCCCCGGGGCGAACCCAGTGACTGGCTGCGCATCAATGTGGCCAATGCTGCTGATCAGCGCGCGTTGGCGTTGTTCCGCGCCATGGGGCCTGCCAGATCGACCTCGACCATTCTGAAAACGACGAGTATGTAG
- a CDS encoding SDR family oxidoreductase, whose product MSMTFSGQVALVTGAAAGIGRATALAFAAEGLKVVVADLDVAGGEGTVGLIQSAGGEALFVRCNVTLDADVQQLMAQTIAAYGRLDYAFNNAGIEIEKGKLADGSLDEFDAIMGVNVKGVWLCMKYQLPLLLAQGGGAIVNTASVAGLGAAPKMSIYAASKHAVIGLTKSAAIEYAKKKIRVNAVCPAVIDTDMFRRAYEADPRKAEFAAAMHPVGRIGKVEEIASAVLYLCSDGAAFTTGQALAVDGGATAI is encoded by the coding sequence ATGAGCATGACGTTTTCCGGCCAGGTCGCCCTGGTGACTGGCGCTGCCGCCGGTATTGGCCGCGCCACCGCGCTGGCATTTGCCGCAGAAGGCTTGAAAGTAGTGGTTGCCGACCTGGATGTGGCGGGTGGCGAGGGCACGGTTGGGTTGATCCAAAGCGCCGGTGGCGAAGCGCTGTTCGTGCGCTGCAATGTCACGCTGGACGCCGACGTGCAGCAATTGATGGCACAGACCATCGCTGCCTATGGGCGCCTGGATTATGCCTTCAACAACGCCGGCATCGAAATCGAGAAGGGCAAGCTGGCTGACGGCAGCCTGGATGAGTTCGATGCGATCATGGGCGTTAACGTCAAGGGCGTATGGTTGTGCATGAAGTATCAACTGCCGCTGTTGCTGGCCCAGGGCGGCGGCGCGATCGTCAACACCGCCTCGGTCGCCGGGTTGGGCGCTGCGCCGAAGATGAGCATCTATGCGGCGTCCAAGCACGCCGTGATCGGCCTGACAAAATCGGCCGCCATCGAGTATGCGAAGAAGAAAATCCGTGTGAATGCGGTGTGCCCTGCAGTAATCGACACCGACATGTTCCGCCGCGCTTATGAAGCCGATCCACGCAAGGCCGAGTTTGCCGCCGCGATGCACCCGGTCGGGCGTATTGGCAAGGTCGAGGAAATCGCCAGTGCGGTGCTGTATCTGTGCAGTGATGGGGCGGCGTTTACCACAGGGCAAGCCTTGGCGGTGGACGGTGGCGCAACGGCTATCTAG
- a CDS encoding NADP-dependent oxidoreductase, which produces MTAQTNRQFLLAKRPVGAATRETFTYQEVPVGTPADGQVLVRNEYLSLDPAMRGWMNEGKSYIPPVGIGEVMRALGVGKVIASNNPKFAVGDYVNGALGVQDYFLGEPRGFYKVDPTLAPLPRYLSALGMTGMTAYFALLDTGAPKAGDTVVISGAAGAVGSIAGQIAKLKGCRVVGIAGGADKCKFLIDELGFDAAIDYKSEDVPAALKRECPKGVDVYFDNVGGDILDAVLSRLALKARVVICGAISQYNNKEAVKGPANYLSLLVNRARMEGFVVMDHAANFAAAGQEMAGWMAQGKLKSKEDIVEGLETFPETLMKLFNGENFGKLILKVN; this is translated from the coding sequence ATGACTGCCCAGACCAACCGCCAATTCCTGCTCGCCAAACGCCCGGTCGGCGCGGCCACGCGGGAGACCTTCACCTACCAGGAAGTGCCGGTGGGCACACCAGCGGATGGGCAAGTGCTGGTGCGCAATGAATACCTGTCCCTGGACCCGGCCATGCGTGGCTGGATGAACGAGGGCAAATCCTATATCCCACCGGTCGGCATCGGCGAAGTCATGCGGGCGCTGGGCGTGGGCAAGGTGATCGCTTCGAACAACCCGAAATTTGCCGTGGGTGACTACGTGAACGGCGCGCTGGGTGTGCAGGATTATTTCCTGGGTGAGCCGCGCGGCTTTTATAAGGTCGACCCAACACTGGCGCCGCTGCCGCGCTACTTGTCAGCGTTGGGCATGACCGGCATGACCGCCTACTTCGCCCTGCTCGACACCGGCGCGCCCAAGGCTGGCGATACCGTGGTGATCTCCGGCGCCGCTGGCGCAGTGGGCAGCATTGCCGGGCAGATTGCCAAGCTCAAGGGCTGCCGCGTAGTAGGCATCGCGGGGGGCGCCGACAAGTGCAAGTTCCTCATTGATGAACTGGGCTTCGACGCCGCCATCGACTACAAAAGCGAAGACGTACCCGCCGCCCTCAAGCGCGAATGCCCCAAAGGCGTGGATGTGTATTTCGATAACGTCGGCGGCGATATTCTTGACGCCGTGCTCAGCCGCCTGGCCTTGAAAGCACGGGTGGTGATCTGCGGCGCAATCAGCCAGTACAACAATAAAGAAGCAGTGAAAGGCCCGGCCAACTATTTGTCGTTGCTGGTCAATCGTGCGCGCATGGAAGGGTTTGTGGTGATGGACCACGCGGCGAACTTTGCCGCTGCTGGACAGGAGATGGCCGGCTGGATGGCCCAGGGCAAGCTCAAGAGCAAGGAAGATATTGTCGAGGGGCTGGAGACGTTCCCGGAGACGTTGATGAAGCTGTTCAACGGCGAGAACTTTGGGAAGTTGATTCTCAAGGTTAACTGA